One part of the Rutidosis leptorrhynchoides isolate AG116_Rl617_1_P2 chromosome 1, CSIRO_AGI_Rlap_v1, whole genome shotgun sequence genome encodes these proteins:
- the LOC139898114 gene encoding uncharacterized protein has translation MRPWLFDKYIYHNGHQNTYSLYVNGKKITLTSLKPSEIPKVEPTTKNDKTLFMTQAKIDIELKGGTGAYLFLLVESDELSHHDVVPDRVKPLLSEFSDVFPTELPTGLPPIRCIEHQIDLVPGYVLPNKEAYRCSLHEAKELKKES, from the exons ATGAG accttggttatttgataagtatATCTATCACAATGGACACCAAAATACTTACTCGCTGTATGTGAATGGTAAGAAGATCACACTCActtctttaaagcctagtgaaatacctaAAGTTGAACCTACTACTAAGAATGATAAGACTTTGTTTATGACTCAAGCTAAAATTGATATTGAGTTAAAGGGAGGTACTGGTGCTTATCTGTTTTTACTGGTTGAAAGTGATGAGTTGAGCCATCATGATGTAGTACCAGATAGGGTAAAACCATTGTTATCTGAGTTTTCTGATGTGTTCCCAACTGAGTTACCTACTGGTTTGCCACCAATCAGGTgtattgaacatcaaattgatcttgtacctggatATGTTCTTCCTAACAAAGAAGCTTATCGATGTTCTCTTCATGAAGCAAAAGAATTAAAAAAAGAAAGTTAA